A single window of Gloeocapsopsis sp. IPPAS B-1203 DNA harbors:
- a CDS encoding transposase: protein HSDDQSSVTQLGIDETSVRKGHDYVTVAADLASRRVIHVTPGKDADTIGQIKDHLKTKGVEPIAITDACIDMSTGFIAGMLEHF from the coding sequence ATCATTCAGATGATCAGAGTTCGGTTACGCAGCTAGGCATTGATGAGACCTCAGTAAGAAAAGGTCACGATTATGTGACGGTAGCAGCAGATCTAGCCTCAAGACGTGTCATTCATGTGACTCCTGGCAAAGATGCAGATACTATTGGGCAGATCAAAGATCACCTTAAAACCAAAGGAGTTGAGCCCATAGCAATTACAGATGCCTGTATAGACATGTCTACAGGCTTCATTGCAGGTATGCTAGAGCACTTTC